GTAATATATCATTTAATCACAAAGCAAAACAAACATTTCACTTTAGCAAGTATTTGACGCAGACTGACAGCAAGGGCTCCTCGAGTGCCTAGACTCAACGTGGTTCAGGCTAAAACCAGTTGATGGAGTCATTCTCTACCATGATGAAATATGGCCGTGCCTATTGGATGCCCCAGGCCATCACTGCGGGAGATCCCTGAGGCTCGTGCCCTCACCTGAAGCACCTGCAGTTGCTTCATCAGCTTCCTTTTCTCCATACTGAATACCACCAGGCATTGGGATATTCAGTGGTAGCTGTACCATGTTTAGTTCTTCAGATGAAAAGATGATCAATGCAGTAAGACCAGAACAATGTTCAGATATCAGCTGGTAACATTCACACTTTACAAAACACCCAGAATAACGCATCACCATCTCCAGTACACAGGCATGTGTACACTTCCGATTACTCCTACCATCTGTTAGCACGAACTATCCCATGAACCTCACCCCCTTTCTGTCAAGCATTTATTAAATTCCACCTTGAAAGCTACCTCTGAATCTGCTTCAAGAGTCCTTCCAGGCAGTATGCTCCCCAATAATCCTCTCTGTGGAAGAAGTGTTTCCCCCTGTTGCTTCTGATTCTATTTCTGGTCATTCTAGATCTACGTTCTCTGGTTACCGGACTCTGCCACTGGAATCAATTTAGGCTTAATTACTCTATCACAATGACGCTGACCATCTCTGTTGAAAGCCCTGTGTCATAAATTGTTCCCTCATTTACAGAAAAGGCTTTCATTTGAGGGTTAGCCAACCAACTTTCCTCCTTTGATCTGCTTTATCTCCTCCTGCTGTCTTTTTTATGATTAAACTTTATAAATCATATACTTAGGTCTTGAGCCTAGCACAGATACCTTAAGGCGTTTCCGTTTCTATCTTCTTTAGTCTGGAAGAGGCAATTACAAAAGCTTGAACCACAACTTCTTATGGGATCTGTGTTGTGAAACAGCCCGGCATTCTATTACCAATTTCTGGCTCGAGCCCATTTGAGTAGCTTCTACTTATGTGTGTTGAATTGAAATCCTCAGTTTAATACCTGAATGAGTTATTTGCTTCATTTGGAAGGACCTGTAGCTGTTGGAGTAAAAACAACttggtggaggaactcaagtGTGTTGATCTGCATCTGGGAGTGTGGTGGCTGGGTAAGGAATAGGtcattttgggtcaaaatcctgcatcATGACTGATTGCAAAGAGGGGAGacagccagaataaaaaggagagaGGACCTGGGTGAAAGATAAAGATCCTGAGGGGTATTGAGAGGGTGGATGTAAACAGTATATTCACTAAATTAATCCTTGGAATGAGCTGGTTGCCTCATATAGAAAGGTTAGGCTGGCTAGGCTTGTATTTTCTGGAGCATAGAAAAGTGTGATATATTTTGATTGAATGATTAAAGATTTAAGGGGGCTTTgagagggtggatgtggagaagagatTTCTgcttgagggagaaggtgtaacTAGTGGTCACGTTAAAAATATGAATTTACCCATTTAAAACTGAGAAAGGGTAAAACTTTCCACAGGTGAAACCATTTCTTTCAAATTATTGTGTGTATTTGGACAGTGGAAGCAGGGTCTTTGAATATTCTTAAGGTAGAGGTAGAGAAGTTCTTCATAAGCAAACAGGCCAAAGAATACTAgggtaaatgggaatgcagagtcGAGGTTAGAAGTGTGATTTAGTTAAATGATAAAGTattgttgcagacatcccaccctgcaaaaactgatttcagggaggtagcatcatcaatttgcaggagacttctgggagaggtgggatgtctgcaatagagtagctccctagcagccagccagctagtttaaataacgttagctatactaatgaacgaatgacacctgttaaactcacctcaacatgtcttttacagtcctaacccaccatgggcaatagaaaagtcactgttgcaaacagtgcagcgagcaacactgtcattatttttaacccctattaggcaggggtacactttagtgtagtctggggtgacgtacattttatattttcttttttttctggaacactctgccatggcgcgctcttgctctcgcgctctcacttgctttctctctcgcgctctcgcttgcttgctgtcacactctctcgctcgcgcgctgtctcgctctcgcttgctttctctcgctcgctcgctctcaaaaaaaatgatttccgtgatattgtatataatttgcgggcatcagggagccactattcatatgcgggagactcccggaacttccgggagaggtgggatgtctgttgttGACAGGGCAAGGGGCCTCCTCAGCTATGAATGTGTATGTTACTAAGAGAAACATCTTCACATATCAACCTAATTGTTCAAAGTCCTCATTTCAGTACTTTCGCTAAAGATGGGGAAAAGGTATCAAAGGCCTGACTCACATATCAAAGAGGTGCATTCCTCTGCACTGAAGCTGCTCaggccttggctgaggcagttcTCTCAGTTCATTCCCAACACACCAATCTGGCTTTATTTTTCTGCCTGATTAAGGACCCAAACAGCCTCGGTCCTGGATGTGGATCTGAAGATGACAGCTCAAACAGTGCTTTCACAGTGTTCATCCGTGAGCAAATCCCAGTATAGGCCTTGACCAGTTAAAACATTTTACAGCCAGAGACACAGAACAGAGGAAGACCCTGGGATCCACCATGTCTGCATACAACAAACATATATTTACACTGTCCTAGTCCCATTGTATTGTCCCTACATCCCTGTCAGCTCCCCACATATTCTATCGCTCACCTACCCACGAGGGACAATTAACAAcagccaattaaccttccaacctgcacgtgggaggaaatcagagtagCCATGGGAAAGCCCACaaacccacagggtcatggggagaacatgcaaccaCCACACTGGAGGTCAGTATTGAACCTGGGTGACCCAAGGTGTCCTTCCGTGGTGTCAGGTCTCCCATCTGTGAACACAGCTGCTATCATAGTCAACCGATCCATTCTACTTTGAAAAATGGCTGCATATAAAGGCTTCCTTTACTATTGTGACATTCTTGACTCCAGGACATCGTCTGCGGCTCTTGTGAAAATCTTGTCAGAGATGTCATGAGGAAAAACACAACAGCTGAGTTGTGCAGGACAAGTTTCTGCAAACAGCAGTGAGATAAATAGCCTGGATAGTCCTGACAAaggctctcagcccgaaatgtcgattgtacctcttcctagagatgctgcctggcctgctgcattcaccagcaacttttatgtgtgtagcctGGATAATCTGTTTTAGCTAACATTAGCTGAAGGATAAACATTGTACATTGAGTTGAAGGGCAAGCGTATGAAcagcagaaatccctgctcttctTTGTGACCTCATATCAGCTTGAGGAAGTAGTCTAGATCCCGGTTTGGCACTGCAGGTGGAAGGTAACAGCCCTGTCAGTGTAGCTTTCCACTGTGACTGCAGCCTGGTGCAAGGTTGCATTCTGTGCTCATATCACCTCTGTGTGACTCAGAGGTGGGAGCACATATATTTATTAAAGCAAAATGGTTGGGAATATTTCCCTACAATCTCTCAGTTTTGTGGTAACCTTTCCAGGTAAAGGAAAGGTGCATTCAAATACTTCCTGGAGTTGAACTCATTTTTGCTGATTCCTGATCTCGTAGCATGACCTATGTCCCACTATATCCGGTGCCACAAAAGTGCTCAGGTTAATTCTCCCAGCCCTGTGTCTATTCAATTAACCATAGGACCTATATCTGACCAATTCCACAATGGGCAATGCCACCTCTGGTGCTGCCATTGATACCAATGGAACCTTTGATGAGCACAGGAACTTGAGTTGAAAGCAAGAGGCTGTGCTTAGGGTTTTGCCTGACACGCCTTGTTTGGATGTGCTATTTGACAATCATGGGACTGTGTGAATGAATGCCAATGACTACTGATTTAATACTGACTAAGTAGTTCTCCATTTTAGCATTAGACTAATTTGTATTTTCAGGTTTTCTGGCAGAGAACCTGAAAGATAAATCAATACATCAAATTaagggaatggaaaaaaagagaacaaaactTTTCAGGACAATTACATTTTTCTAACACAGTTCCCAATTTGGAAATTTTAAAGGTCCCCACCATCTTCACTATCCCAGCCATGCCACCTTCTTCTCATAGCTACCATCGGCCAAGAGGTAACAGAAGACCCTCAGCACCCAGGTGCAAAAGCACCTACTTCCCATCAACCATTCAGTTTTTGAACCAATCCACATAGCCCTGATCATTAGCTCAGTatctacagtggtgctagaaagtttgtgaacctttagaattttctttatttctatATAAATATGACCTAACATGTGATTAGATCTTCACATAAGCCTTTTCCAGCTCTGCAATTctgcaattcttcttctaaggtcctctgaaagttgttttgatcaaggcatagtGCACGTAAAGAGATCTTTCTTGaggagagcaggctctgtcagcaacctgactttgtgtgcctTTTTTAATAGGACAGGGCATCTCTACAACCCAtagctccaatctcatctcattgatcggAACACCTGACCCCAactagcttttgtagaaggcattaccccagaggttcacatacttttttgaatttaggtgtgattgtttaaatgggggTGTATTCAGTAACGAtgagaagaagtacaattgtttgtgtgttatttgtttaggcagattgtgtttgtctattattgtgacttagatgaagatcagaccacattttaaagGGTTCACGAACTTTATCTTGCAACCGTATACCATGATCACTGAAACCACTTTACACTACAGTAGGCATTATTTGTTCCAATGCCTATTCTTTCTTataattatgtataatttatgtttatacTTCTTTTGTGAATATAATGTATATGATTCTATGTGCctgtaagtaagtttttcatCAGACCAGTACATACATGTACTTGCAcatctgacaataaacttgtaaactctgcagatgctgggatcaaagcaacactcacaacatgctggaggaactcagcaggtcaggcagcatccgtggaaatgattagtcaacgtttcaggccaaaacccttcgtcagggctgaagagggaaggggcagaggccctataaagaaggtggggggagggtgggaagaagaaggctggtaggttccaggtgaaaaaccagtaaggggaaagataaagggatgggagaggggaggcagggaggggataggcaggaaaggtgaagaaggaataggggaaagcacaatgcgtagtagaaggaggcggaaccatgagggaggtgataggcagctgagggaggggcagagtgaaactgggatgggggaagggagggggagggaattaccagaagttggagaattcaatgttcataccaaggggctggagactacctagatggtatatgaggtgttgctcctccaacctgagtttagcctcatcatggcagtagaggaggccatgtatggacatatccgaatgggagcgtgaagcagagttgaagtgtaACTCCCTCatcaatcctgacgaagggttctggcccgaaatgttgactgatcgtttccacggatgctgcctgacctgctgagttcctccagcgtgttgtaagtgtgacaataaacttgactttgtctTTGAAATCTTCTCTATTGCACAGAATTTGAACTGTCTCCAGATTAATCTTACAAAGTTACTTCAAGCAAATGCAAAGTTTTAAAAGCCAATATCTTCTGTTGATTGCAGATCTGCCACTCCTTTGGAAGTCACTCCGTATGTACACACAGTAGAAGTAGTAAAGAAGAAATGTCAAGAGCCCCCAGGGACCTCAGTCCAGCTCCTCTGATTCGAGTTCAAGGAAAGTTGTCGTCTAACAAGAGGGAGCCGATGCACACTGACATTGAATCACACATTGCAGGACCCAGTATCTTAGCTGCTACTGAGCCCTTCATTGAACACAGCGACAACAGGATGAAGTCAGGAATTTGCACGTGTCAATGTGTAGGGTTTTGCATCTCCTTCCTTGGGTGGATGGGCTGCTTGGCAACCACGGTGCTGCGTGATTGGATGACAATGAATAATGACATAATATTATCTGAGCAATTCTCCATTGGAATCTGGGAGacgtgtgttgctcaggatgAAGGATCAGTCCAATGCAAGGCATATGACAGTCTCTTCAATCTGCCGGAGAACATCCAGCTGGCTCGAAGCTTCATGTGCACGTCCATTGCCCTTGGCTTGCTGAGCTTGCTGCTTTCCCTGTCCGGATCGAATTCTGTCACCTGCTGTGGAGATAACAATGACAAAAAGGAGAGGTTAATGATCAGCGGTGGAGTGCTCTCTGTTCTGGCTGGAGTTATGACCCTCTTTCCAGTGTCCTATATCGCCCACTTGACAGTCATGAAGTTCTGGGCGACCGATATCCCTGATTTTGTCCCACGTTGGGAGTTCGGTCAGGCTTTGTTTGTTGGTTGGGCTAGTGGCTTTCTAGTGTTGTCTGGTGGTGTTCTGCTAATCAGTTCCCAGTGCTGCTACAGAAACCCCAAGAGCAAAGATCAGCCGATGCCGCCACTACACACCGGAAGGAGACAGAGACAACTGTGGTATAAAGTTGAGTACGTCTAAGTATAAATGTAGTTTCCTTCACCATGTAGTTAGCCTAAGCTTTCTCATAGTTTGTAATGGCACACTAACCTGCCTCTGCACAATGGGCCAGCCACCACTTTGGTTGAGGGTCCACCACTTGGACATTCAGTAGCATCCGAGCTCCAAAGCATTGGATGCTACTGAATCAGCCCTGCCCAAGGTAAGTCTCCCCTCTGAGTTGCTCCAACTCTGTTGGAAATCGTGGCcagggttgggggggaggggtgggtatGGGGGGGGTGAGGAAGAATGAACATTAGGGATCAGAAGTGAGCATTGGTTAGCAGCAGTTCAGGGGTGAGGGGAGTGTGCCTCTGTTGTTTGGAGGTGTTGGTCAGCAGGTCAAAGAGCTACAGTCATTGCTCTGGACATCGGGGGTAGGATTGGTGGTTATGTGGTTAGAGTGCGTGGTGGGTGTGGGGTGCGGGTGGGGGATTGGAAATAGTGGGTGTCTACTGCCTGTGGGTCCGGTTGGTTGATTGCTGGGATGAATAAGAGGTAGGAGGAGATGCTGCAAAGGGGTCAGTACCATTGGGGTGTGACGTGTGGAAGGGTTCAAGATGACCCACTATCTAATTAACCGAAGAACCAGCTCAGGATATGCTCCTCAGTGAAGACCACACAGGAAATGGTCCCAAGCACGTTTCCACAGGACTACGAGTGCCATTCCATCTCAAATACTCCATCTAAACAAGCTTTCCACATCGTCAGATGCTGGTCCATCCATCCAGAATCCTCTGTGCGTTACACATGAGCCTCACTGTGTGATCAAGAACAGAACTGTTTTTGACTGAGAAATCCATACTGTTCATTACTGATTGTCATTGCTGTCTTAATTTTCACAGAAATTGCATTGTGCTATGCTGTGATTTCATTTCCAGGGCAAGCATACTTGATAACTGTCCTGCTTTGGTTTGATCTTTGCTTCAAGTGGTATGcagtgtttcaaaaaaaaaaggagcCCATTTTCTCTTACTTTGGTGCCATTAACCTGTCCTGTACCAGACTCTGTTAATCGATCCCAGCAACTTGCTGATAAGTACAACACAGTCATAAACTCAAGCCGTTTGTTACATTTCGCTCTGCACTCACCAGGACAGCCTTGAGTGGGAGCTGAATCTTTACCTTTATCATCCAGAAGCAGTGATGGTATTTCTGAGCCAACACACTTGCTACCCAAGGGTGTCTTGTGTTACTTTATGCACATTTTAGCATAATTAACAATCAGTGCCTCATGAACAAGTACAAGCTgctgcaacaccttatattccatctgcgtagcctccaacctgatggcatgaacattgacttctctaacttcggttaatgctccacctccccttcataccccatctgttatttaatcatttattattattattttttttctctctctctctcttttttctccctctgtccctctcaatatactccttgctcatcctctgggcttcccccctccccccgccccgtcttctcctatcatttcggatcgccccccctccccctcccacttccaaatctcttactatctcttctttcagttagtcctgacgaagggtctcagcccgaaacatcgactgtacctcttcctagagatgctgcctggcttactgcgttcaccagcaatttttatgtgtgttgcttgaaattccagcatttgcagattaccTCGTGTTCGTGGCTGTTGCAATACCTACCATTTTGGTGTCACATGGGTTTGTTACCGTAGAAGAGATGGAAGAAATTAATTTCAGCTTTATGCATGGAAAATCTACTCATCCTCTGTAAGTCTTGAGTCTCCAATAAAGTAGATTGATTAAGCTCTGTCGTTATCTTTACAGTAGATTCCCAGCACTACAAATGTCAGAAGCATTCCAGATGGACACAACCCTTTCTGTGGAGAAATGCTTGCTGAATTCATTCTGAATGGCCTAGCTCGTTATGGGAGAATTTCCCCCAGTCAGGAGGCAATAGTTGTGCTCTGTTTCCCCTTATTAAATCCATCTCTCCTCTCATAcccgccccctcccccaacaATTTTGCTCGACttcctgaattcttccagcagattatttgtggCATAGCTGCCTTTTGTGTCTTCTCTTTAAATCTGATGCGCCACCTCTTTCCTTTGGTTATCAGTCCCAATATCTCCCAACTTTGTGCTATGATGGTCCTGCAGGCTATCCTGTGATGATAGATTCTACATCAAAATTACCATGTAAATGCACGTTCTTGTTCCACATCGAACCTCTCCACTGACTTATTTCTTCAGATGATTTCTACAGGCCATTTTGGAAGGAGTACTTCAAGCCCCTAGTGTGTGGTGTGAATCTCCTGACCGTCCCCATTTTTAATCACTCTACTGCCATTGGCTGTGCTTTTATCTGCCAAAGCTCTAAACTCTTCCCCAAACCATCCTGTCACTGTAGCCCTGCCAGATACCCTTCAAGAAAGTTAACACAACCAGAATCTACTTTTACCTCAGAATCCAAAAAAGGGGTTTGTGATTGGACGTGAGGACTAGACTACTGATGAAGCGTTTCCACAATATCGGCATCTACAAAGCACCAGGATTAATTTCCTGGCTATAAATGTGCAGTGCAGAAAGAGTGGCGTTTATGCCCCTGGACTATCAGTCAAGTTTGTGATCGATATCAGTGAGATGGCAGTGGCCTTCTTTAGTGAGGTGAAGAAAATCCTGTTTTTATATGGAACCTTGCACAATCTGGGGCAAACCCAAATAATTCACTGCCAgataattgttttttttctgaaGTGTCGTTATTTTGTATTCGCAGTTGTACAAAGCAATCTCCTACAAGTGGCAAATGTGATGATAAGCAGTTTCTTTAATGACTCATTTGACCAGGACCACAGGGACAACAACATGCTCTTCCCTGAAATACTACCTTTTACATCTACCCCCAGGCATTAATTCAGCAACTCATTCAAAAGCAACACTGCAGCACTCTGCCAGTACTACAAAGGGAGACATTgccttgatttcaacattgacaGTTCTTGCTGGAAACCATAACCAACTCTTTAGCGGTTGTCACAATCAATGGTGGTTTGCTTCCATTCTAGTGCTGGGGATTCCAGGCCAGTGTGGGAACTGCAGACTCGTCCAGGTGGGAGTGCCGTGGGTAGGAGGTGATACACTGCTTCCATAGGGCCCCTGGGTGCTCCTGCTGCACAGACACAAAGCGCTCAACATCCCAAATGCTCACTCTCTGCCTCCACTTCCTAACAGTGAGGCAATGTCAAAAATGGAAGTAAATATTGATTCTAAAAGAGTGCTTTAAAATGCAGTATCATATGCACCACTTCAACATGACCTACAGAAAGTCGGGTGCTCATCTGATTCAGATGGTTCTGAAACAAAACGATTGCaaaggtggagacagaggaactgctTCCTTCATTGCCAAGTTCCTGATGAGTTGGCGCAATGTTAAACTGGGAAGGATAAAAGGAGAATAAAAAATCAGGAAACATTATTCCAGAGGTAGTGGAAGTGCACGATTCTTCAGTCTTGTTGAGGGTCCATTGAGCCTTGCTGGAGTGAGAT
This genomic stretch from Mobula birostris isolate sMobBir1 chromosome 6, sMobBir1.hap1, whole genome shotgun sequence harbors:
- the LOC140198697 gene encoding putative claudin-24 is translated as MSRAPRDLSPAPLIRVQGKLSSNKREPMHTDIESHIAGPSILAATEPFIEHSDNRMKSGICTCQCVGFCISFLGWMGCLATTVLRDWMTMNNDIILSEQFSIGIWETCVAQDEGSVQCKAYDSLFNLPENIQLARSFMCTSIALGLLSLLLSLSGSNSVTCCGDNNDKKERLMISGGVLSVLAGVMTLFPVSYIAHLTVMKFWATDIPDFVPRWEFGQALFVGWASGFLVLSGGVLLISSQCCYRNPKSKDQPMPPLHTGRRQRQLWYKVEYV